The Verrucomicrobiia bacterium genome has a segment encoding these proteins:
- the pyrR gene encoding bifunctional pyr operon transcriptional regulator/uracil phosphoribosyltransferase PyrR: MAEQHLLMDSKEIAGALKRMAREIIERNGDCKDLVLLGVQRTGVTLAGRLARLLEKELGRSLPVGTLDVAMHRDDLDQRLAPHVHPTHIPGDITGKVVVLVDDVLYSGRTTRAALDALADFGRPRKVQLAVLVDRGHRELPIRADFVGKNVPTAPKDHIEMRLDDQGGEDAVYLIRP, encoded by the coding sequence ATGGCGGAACAACATTTATTGATGGACAGCAAAGAGATCGCCGGCGCGTTGAAGCGCATGGCGCGCGAGATCATTGAACGCAACGGGGATTGCAAGGACCTGGTGCTGCTGGGGGTGCAGCGGACGGGGGTGACGTTGGCCGGCCGGCTGGCGCGGCTGTTGGAAAAGGAACTGGGTCGTTCTCTGCCCGTTGGCACATTGGACGTGGCCATGCACCGGGATGATCTGGATCAGCGGCTGGCGCCGCATGTGCATCCCACGCATATCCCCGGCGACATCACCGGCAAGGTGGTGGTGCTGGTGGATGACGTGCTGTACAGCGGGCGCACGACGCGGGCGGCACTGGATGCGCTGGCGGATTTTGGCCGGCCCCGCAAGGTGCAACTGGCCGTGCTGGTGGATCGGGGACACCGCGAGCTGCCAATCCGGGCCGATTTCGTGGGTAAAAACGTGCCCACTGCGCCCAAGGATCACATAGAAATGCGGCTGGACGACCAGGGCGGTGAAGATGCAGTATATCTTATCAGGCCTTAG
- a CDS encoding aspartate carbamoyltransferase catalytic subunit encodes MTWTRKHLLDIESLTAEEIRHILATARAFKAVGERAIKKVPALRGKTVVNLFVEPSTRTRTSFELSAIRLSADVINFTAEASSLKKGETLKDTARNLEALNTDIIIIRHSAAGAPHFLARVLQASVVNAGDGAHEHPTQALLDAFTILEKKGRIEGLKVTILGDILYSRVARSNIWLLTKLGAEVTLCGPSTLVPRQFERMGCRVTYHLEEAIREADVLNLLRIQHERQRKTMFPGTGEYAALFGLNSARLKLTKPDAMIMHPGPINRGVEIESWIADSERSVILDQVNNGLAVRMAVLYLINGGQGPQELGAVN; translated from the coding sequence ATGACCTGGACCCGGAAACACCTGCTGGACATCGAGAGTCTGACGGCGGAGGAAATCCGCCACATCCTGGCCACCGCCCGCGCCTTCAAGGCGGTGGGCGAGCGGGCCATCAAGAAGGTGCCGGCGCTGCGGGGGAAGACGGTGGTCAACCTGTTTGTGGAGCCATCCACCCGCACGCGGACCAGTTTTGAACTATCGGCGATTCGCCTGTCCGCCGACGTGATCAATTTCACGGCGGAAGCTTCCTCTTTGAAGAAGGGGGAGACACTCAAAGACACCGCGCGCAATTTGGAGGCGCTCAACACCGATATCATCATCATTCGGCACAGCGCCGCCGGCGCCCCCCATTTTCTGGCGCGGGTGTTGCAGGCCAGTGTGGTCAACGCGGGCGACGGCGCGCATGAGCATCCCACGCAGGCGCTGCTGGATGCATTCACCATTTTGGAGAAAAAGGGCCGCATTGAGGGCCTGAAGGTGACCATTTTGGGCGATATTCTTTACAGCCGCGTGGCGCGGTCCAACATCTGGCTGCTCACCAAACTGGGCGCGGAGGTGACGTTGTGCGGGCCGAGCACGCTGGTGCCGCGGCAGTTCGAGCGCATGGGGTGCCGGGTGACGTACCATCTGGAGGAGGCCATCCGCGAGGCGGATGTGCTCAACCTGCTGCGGATTCAGCACGAGCGGCAGCGCAAGACAATGTTTCCCGGCACGGGGGAATATGCCGCCCTGTTTGGGCTGAACAGCGCACGGCTCAAACTGACCAAACCGGATGCGATGATCATGCATCCCGGTCCCATCAACCGGGGCGTGGAGATTGAGAGCTGGATTGCCGACAGCGAGCGCTCGGTCATTCTGGATCAGGTGAACAATGGCTTGGCGGTGCGCATGGCGGTGCTCTATCTGATCAACGGCGGTCAGGGGCCGCAGGAATTGGGGGCGGTAAATTAG
- a CDS encoding choice-of-anchor M domain-containing protein — MKTWIPTTLLALCCANFAAQGACFHLTTEHADLRVTYTPGAQPPLGLVFYSEALESGFATNEITIVGAEQARLTLPPGTPFGPAGASLWVLPQTAQPGLPLLGSSGEGVPAGVLANNRMEIRLVRVEGPGHFLLWQTLGPGQFNILMDSRDGITAADVTSIEVEAHKHHAWGFTTSGLYRLTFQAVGTLTGQSQPTLSAEHTFLFHLLPLRPWENWQATHWPCECNPQLIGPAADPDGDGLVNLAEYALGTNPHLPETQPRPQATVVWHQGQPYGALIFQRARHATDLVWQPVVSAQLRGGAWDTLMQVHHIEDLGESERVTLRDTQPLRVTAQRWYQLRLQLSP; from the coding sequence ATGAAAACTTGGATTCCTACCACCCTCCTGGCCCTCTGCTGCGCCAACTTTGCCGCTCAGGGTGCCTGTTTCCACCTCACCACCGAACACGCCGATCTCCGGGTCACCTACACCCCCGGCGCCCAGCCACCGCTCGGCCTGGTCTTTTATAGTGAGGCGCTGGAATCAGGCTTTGCCACCAATGAAATAACCATCGTGGGCGCAGAACAGGCCCGCTTGACGCTTCCTCCCGGCACACCTTTTGGCCCGGCGGGAGCCTCCCTCTGGGTGCTGCCTCAGACCGCCCAACCCGGCCTTCCTTTGCTGGGCAGCAGCGGGGAGGGCGTGCCGGCCGGCGTGCTGGCCAATAATCGCATGGAAATCCGCCTCGTGCGCGTCGAAGGACCAGGCCATTTCCTGCTCTGGCAGACCCTGGGGCCGGGGCAGTTCAATATCCTGATGGACAGCCGCGACGGCATCACCGCGGCGGATGTCACCTCCATCGAAGTCGAGGCGCACAAACATCATGCGTGGGGATTTACCACCTCGGGCCTTTACCGCCTCACCTTTCAGGCCGTCGGCACTTTGACGGGGCAGTCGCAACCCACCCTGAGCGCCGAGCACACCTTCCTCTTTCACCTCCTCCCGTTGCGGCCGTGGGAGAACTGGCAGGCGACCCACTGGCCATGCGAGTGCAATCCGCAGCTCATCGGGCCGGCCGCCGACCCGGATGGCGACGGCCTGGTGAATCTGGCCGAATACGCCCTGGGCACCAATCCGCATCTGCCCGAGACGCAACCACGCCCGCAAGCCACCGTGGTCTGGCACCAGGGCCAGCCCTACGGCGCATTAATCTTTCAACGCGCCCGCCATGCCACAGACCTGGTATGGCAGCCTGTGGTCAGCGCCCAACTGCGCGGTGGAGCTTGGGACACCCTCATGCAAGTTCACCATATTGAGGACTTGGGCGAGTCAGAGCGGGTGACCCTGCGGGACACCCAGCCCCTGCGCGTTACGGCTCAACGTTGGTATCAGTTGCGGTTGCAACTCTCGCCGTGA
- a CDS encoding type II secretion system GspH family protein encodes MTFALSHRDGQGRPNRRGFTLIELLVVMAIIAILASLMLPALGRAKGKAKAAHCLSNLRQIGLGIQMYAEDFDGYGPTTSHGGQTNRSWIHLLRPYIATDKVRVCLADPHGQERIERQASSYILNEYTSVDALDPFGMPLPHEPSYRKLTALPKPSETFTVFEAADQLGHSTYNDHTHSRNWNNWNAVIADIQPDRHLQAANYLYADGHVQSLKASYLKALVDRGINFAKPPR; translated from the coding sequence ATGACTTTTGCACTCAGCCATCGCGACGGGCAGGGCCGTCCGAACCGGCGGGGGTTCACGTTGATCGAGCTGCTGGTGGTGATGGCGATTATCGCCATCCTCGCCAGCCTGATGTTGCCGGCTCTGGGCCGCGCCAAGGGCAAGGCCAAGGCGGCGCATTGCCTGTCCAATCTGCGGCAGATCGGTTTGGGCATTCAGATGTATGCCGAGGACTTTGACGGTTACGGCCCCACCACCTCCCATGGCGGGCAAACCAACCGCTCCTGGATACATCTGTTGCGCCCTTATATTGCCACGGACAAGGTGCGCGTCTGCCTGGCCGATCCCCACGGGCAGGAACGCATCGAGCGCCAGGCCTCCAGTTATATTCTCAATGAATATACCTCGGTGGATGCCCTTGATCCATTCGGTATGCCGCTGCCCCATGAGCCGTCCTACCGCAAGCTCACCGCGCTGCCCAAACCGTCGGAGACCTTCACGGTGTTTGAGGCGGCCGATCAACTGGGCCACAGCACCTACAACGATCATACGCACTCCCGCAACTGGAACAACTGGAATGCCGTCATCGCGGATATTCAACCCGACCGGCATCTCCAGGCGGCCAATTACCTCTACGCCGATGGCCACGTGCAGAGTCTTAAAGCCAGTTACCTGAAAGCGCTGGTGGATCGGGGCATCAACTTTGCCAAACCGCCCCGCTAA
- a CDS encoding glycoside hydrolase, which yields MNNTKLPGRQVTGLGLILLAGSSWLAIHLCSAAMPDSSLPDSFWRVPVFTSGQDGYHTYRIPSLVVAANGDLLAFAEGRRQGASDAGDIDLVLKRSRDGGRTWSTTQVVWDDSTHTCGNPCPVLERQTGRLYLLMTWNRGEDREAQIINQTSKDTRRVFVTHSDDHGLTWAAPREITPQVKPTNWTWFATGPGAGIQLEKGPARGRLVIPCDHIEAGTKQYYSHIIYSDDRGQNWKLGGRTPQPNVNECEVAELSDGRLLLNMRNYNRSQPTRQIAFSSDGGLTWTGQQHAPELIEPICQASLRRLSWPQGETPGVLLFSNPASTNRRERLTVRASEDDGRSWPWARVVDDRPAAYSCLAALPDGSGALLYEAGDKNPYQAIFFARFRLGWLKSTANQGR from the coding sequence ATGAACAACACTAAACTGCCTGGCCGGCAAGTCACCGGCCTTGGGCTGATCCTCCTCGCGGGATCCTCCTGGCTTGCCATCCACCTGTGTTCGGCGGCCATGCCCGATTCATCGCTGCCTGATTCCTTCTGGCGCGTCCCCGTCTTCACCAGCGGCCAGGACGGCTACCACACCTATCGCATCCCGTCCCTGGTGGTGGCAGCCAATGGGGATTTACTGGCCTTCGCCGAGGGCCGCCGACAGGGAGCCAGTGACGCCGGCGACATTGACCTGGTGCTCAAGCGCAGCCGGGATGGCGGCCGCACCTGGTCCACCACGCAGGTGGTTTGGGACGACTCCACCCACACCTGCGGCAACCCCTGTCCGGTGCTGGAGCGCCAGACCGGCCGTCTCTACCTGCTGATGACCTGGAATCGCGGAGAAGATCGGGAGGCGCAAATCATTAATCAGACCAGCAAAGACACCCGCCGGGTCTTTGTCACGCACTCGGATGACCACGGCCTGACCTGGGCCGCGCCGCGGGAGATCACCCCTCAGGTCAAGCCCACCAACTGGACCTGGTTTGCCACCGGCCCCGGTGCCGGCATTCAGTTGGAAAAAGGCCCCGCGCGCGGAAGGCTGGTCATCCCCTGTGATCACATTGAGGCCGGCACCAAACAATACTACTCGCATATCATCTATTCTGATGACCGCGGCCAAAACTGGAAATTGGGCGGGCGCACTCCCCAGCCAAACGTGAATGAATGTGAAGTGGCGGAATTAAGTGACGGGCGCCTCCTGCTGAACATGCGCAACTACAATCGCAGCCAGCCCACCCGCCAAATCGCCTTCAGCAGTGACGGCGGTCTGACCTGGACCGGGCAGCAGCACGCGCCCGAATTGATTGAACCCATCTGCCAGGCCAGCCTGCGGCGGCTCTCCTGGCCTCAAGGCGAAACGCCGGGGGTGCTCTTGTTCAGCAATCCGGCGAGCACCAACCGCCGGGAGCGCCTTACCGTGCGCGCAAGCGAAGACGACGGCCGCTCCTGGCCGTGGGCGCGGGTGGTGGACGATCGCCCCGCCGCCTACTCCTGCCTGGCCGCGCTGCCGGACGGCTCCGGCGCCCTGCTTTACGAGGCGGGCGACAAGAATCCCTACCAGGCCATCTTTTTCGCCCGCTTCCGCCTGGGCTGGTTAAAATCCACGGCCAACCAAGGCCGGTAA
- a CDS encoding Gfo/Idh/MocA family oxidoreductase, whose product MRHPMHRRRFLHTTGAGMAALSTFSLWAADNPPHRRLRVAVMGLGRGYDHVRALLELPGVEIAWLCDVDSRRIDRAAEAVEKQTRARLQGHKDVRKILEDKNLDALFIAAPNFWHTPATVMACAAGKHVYVEKPGSGTAQESQLIVAAARKYGRLVQMGNQRRSFPGIIEGMARLREGAIGRVITARCWYTNSRGSIGRGQPAPVPAWLDYELWQGPVPERPYKDNLVHYNWHWMWHWGNGELGNNGVHYLDLARWGLGVDAPRQVACTGGRYHFHDDQETPDTGVVTYDFGSSYATWEWSSCHPRPTEKFGLVHFYGDKGSMIFEGAGYRVLDLKGVEIGKGSGPATDKLHMGNFLDAIRGEAKLTSDIAEAQKSALLCHLGNIAWRVGRTLRYDAAAARIVDDAAAMKLWQREYRPGWAPTV is encoded by the coding sequence ATGAGACATCCCATGCATCGCCGCCGGTTTTTGCACACCACGGGCGCCGGTATGGCTGCGTTGAGCACGTTTTCGCTTTGGGCCGCGGACAATCCTCCGCATCGCCGCTTGCGTGTGGCGGTGATGGGCCTGGGCCGGGGTTATGATCATGTCCGCGCCTTGCTGGAGCTGCCGGGGGTGGAAATCGCCTGGTTGTGCGATGTTGACAGCCGCCGCATAGACCGGGCGGCGGAGGCGGTGGAAAAGCAAACCAGAGCACGGTTGCAAGGGCACAAGGATGTGCGGAAGATTTTGGAGGATAAAAACCTGGATGCCTTGTTTATTGCGGCCCCCAATTTCTGGCACACGCCGGCCACCGTAATGGCCTGTGCCGCCGGCAAGCATGTGTATGTGGAAAAACCGGGCAGCGGCACCGCGCAGGAAAGCCAGTTGATTGTGGCCGCCGCGCGCAAATATGGGCGGCTGGTGCAGATGGGCAACCAGCGGCGCAGTTTTCCGGGCATTATTGAAGGCATGGCCAGGCTGCGGGAGGGGGCCATTGGCCGCGTCATCACCGCGCGTTGCTGGTACACCAACAGCCGCGGCAGCATAGGCCGGGGGCAACCGGCGCCGGTGCCCGCATGGCTGGATTATGAGTTGTGGCAGGGGCCGGTGCCGGAGCGGCCCTACAAGGACAATCTGGTGCATTACAACTGGCATTGGATGTGGCACTGGGGCAATGGGGAGCTGGGTAACAACGGCGTGCACTACCTCGATCTGGCCCGGTGGGGGCTGGGGGTGGATGCGCCGCGGCAGGTGGCCTGCACCGGCGGCAGGTATCATTTCCACGATGATCAGGAGACGCCGGATACCGGCGTGGTCACGTATGATTTTGGGTCGAGTTATGCCACGTGGGAATGGAGCAGTTGCCATCCGCGGCCCACGGAAAAATTTGGCCTGGTGCATTTCTATGGCGACAAAGGCTCGATGATTTTTGAGGGGGCGGGTTACCGCGTTTTGGATCTCAAGGGGGTGGAGATCGGGAAGGGCAGCGGCCCGGCCACAGACAAATTGCACATGGGGAATTTCTTGGACGCGATTCGAGGCGAGGCCAAACTCACCAGCGACATTGCCGAAGCGCAGAAGAGCGCCTTGTTGTGTCACTTGGGCAACATTGCCTGGCGGGTGGGGCGCACGTTGCGTTATGACGCCGCCGCGGCCCGCATTGTGGATGACGCCGCGGCCATGAAATTGTGGCAGCGCGAATATCGGCCGGGGTGGGCGCCCACGGTGTGA
- a CDS encoding type IIA DNA topoisomerase subunit B → MAESKSNKHVYDESKIKTLSSLEHIRLRTGMYIGRIGTGAHYDDGCYILMKEVIDNAVDEYIMGYGKEIQITLEDKKVTVRDFGRGIPLGKLVDCVSTINTGAKYNDDVFQFSVGLNGVGTKAVNALSRHFLVRSHRQGEFAEAVFKQGKLKQQREGKCPGEPDGTLVTYEADPEIFKDYEYRLEHIEHRLRHYSYLNPGLRLVFNGKVFQSRHGLLDLVMEDLRSDGAEPLYPPLHYSSKTLEFCFTHTNSRYGETFYSYVNGTYTSDGGTHLSAFREGLLKAVNEYSNGKFDGDDVRESMVGAIAIRLKDPVFESQTKNKLGNTEIRSELVNKVREELLHFFNRNKEIADQIVAKATDTQQLRKELQEVKKLARERAKAISLRIPQLKDCKHHLDRKRGKGEDTMIFICEGQSAAGSITSCRDVNTQAVFVLKGKPLNVWDLKRDVMYKNDELYNLMQSLNLEDGIEGLRYGKIILATDADVDGLHIRNLMITYFFRFFEPVVHEGRLYVLETPLFRVRNKQRTLYCYSDAERDQAIAELGGKPEITRFKGLGEISPAEFKQFIGKDMRLSRVEHAPRTEAAGIFTFYMGKNTPERKDYIMEKLVVPVED, encoded by the coding sequence ATGGCAGAATCTAAAAGCAACAAGCACGTGTATGACGAGAGCAAAATCAAGACGCTCTCGTCCTTGGAGCATATCCGGCTGCGCACTGGCATGTACATCGGGCGCATTGGCACCGGCGCGCATTACGATGACGGCTGTTACATCCTCATGAAGGAGGTCATTGATAATGCCGTGGACGAGTACATCATGGGCTATGGCAAGGAAATCCAAATCACCTTGGAGGACAAGAAGGTCACTGTCCGCGATTTCGGCCGGGGCATCCCCCTGGGCAAATTGGTGGACTGCGTCAGCACCATCAACACAGGGGCCAAGTACAACGATGACGTGTTTCAGTTTAGCGTGGGGTTGAACGGGGTGGGCACCAAGGCGGTCAACGCCCTCTCGCGCCATTTCCTGGTGCGCAGCCACCGCCAGGGCGAATTTGCCGAGGCCGTGTTCAAGCAGGGCAAACTCAAGCAGCAACGGGAGGGCAAATGCCCCGGCGAGCCGGACGGCACGCTGGTCACCTATGAAGCGGACCCCGAGATTTTCAAGGATTACGAATACCGGCTTGAGCACATTGAGCACCGGCTTCGTCACTACAGCTATTTGAATCCGGGACTGCGGCTGGTTTTCAACGGCAAGGTCTTTCAATCGCGGCACGGCCTGCTGGATCTGGTGATGGAGGACCTGCGCTCGGATGGCGCCGAGCCGCTCTACCCTCCGCTGCACTACAGCAGCAAGACACTGGAATTTTGTTTCACCCACACCAACAGCCGCTATGGCGAAACGTTTTATTCCTACGTCAACGGCACCTACACCAGCGACGGCGGCACCCACTTGAGCGCCTTCCGCGAAGGCCTGCTCAAGGCCGTCAACGAATACAGCAACGGCAAGTTTGACGGTGACGATGTGCGGGAGTCCATGGTGGGCGCCATTGCCATACGCCTGAAGGATCCAGTCTTTGAATCCCAGACTAAAAACAAACTGGGCAACACCGAAATCCGCAGCGAGCTGGTCAACAAGGTGCGCGAGGAGCTGCTGCACTTTTTCAACCGCAACAAGGAAATCGCCGATCAGATCGTCGCCAAGGCCACCGACACCCAGCAGTTGCGCAAGGAATTGCAGGAGGTCAAAAAACTGGCCCGCGAACGCGCCAAGGCCATCAGCCTGCGCATCCCGCAGCTCAAGGACTGCAAGCACCACCTCGACCGCAAGCGCGGCAAGGGCGAGGACACCATGATTTTCATCTGCGAGGGCCAGTCCGCCGCCGGCTCCATCACCAGTTGCCGGGATGTGAACACCCAGGCCGTCTTTGTCCTGAAAGGCAAACCCCTGAATGTCTGGGACCTGAAGCGGGACGTGATGTATAAAAATGACGAGCTGTATAACCTCATGCAGAGCCTGAATCTGGAGGACGGCATCGAGGGCCTGCGCTACGGCAAAATCATCCTGGCCACCGATGCGGATGTGGACGGCCTCCACATTCGCAATTTGATGATCACCTATTTCTTCCGCTTCTTCGAGCCGGTGGTGCACGAAGGGCGGTTGTACGTCCTGGAAACGCCCCTCTTTCGCGTGCGCAACAAACAGCGCACCCTCTACTGTTACAGCGACGCCGAGCGGGACCAGGCCATCGCCGAGCTGGGGGGCAAGCCGGAAATCACGCGCTTCAAGGGACTGGGCGAAATTTCTCCGGCCGAGTTCAAGCAGTTCATCGGCAAGGACATGCGCCTCAGCCGCGTGGAGCACGCCCCGCGCACCGAGGCCGCCGGCATCTTCACGTTCTACATGGGCAAAAACACGCCCGAACGCAAAGATTACATCATGGAAAAACTGGTGGTCCCGGTGGAGGATTAA
- a CDS encoding DUF1802 family protein, whose protein sequence is MRVAFKEWAIVTDALLRGEQIIILRKGGIAEGRGGFRPEHEQFWLFPTQFHQQRESVVPAAQARFDELAKSWPPADRVRIEGFATLTGWRKLDTLEEARKLSGQHIWRDEVIASRYEWGREAGIYVLLVRINRLPAPVELPVLPAYAGCKSWIELERDLPTDGAMPVLSDAEFAARVQQLHAALQS, encoded by the coding sequence GTGCGTGTAGCATTCAAAGAATGGGCGATTGTGACGGATGCGCTTTTGCGCGGGGAACAGATCATTATCTTGCGCAAGGGGGGCATCGCCGAGGGACGGGGGGGATTCCGGCCGGAGCATGAGCAATTCTGGCTTTTCCCGACGCAGTTTCATCAGCAGCGGGAATCTGTGGTGCCCGCCGCGCAGGCACGTTTTGATGAGCTGGCCAAATCCTGGCCGCCGGCGGACCGCGTGCGCATAGAGGGATTTGCCACACTCACGGGGTGGCGAAAATTGGACACGCTGGAGGAGGCCCGCAAGCTGTCCGGGCAACACATTTGGCGGGACGAAGTGATTGCCAGCCGCTACGAGTGGGGCCGGGAAGCGGGCATCTACGTCTTGCTGGTGCGAATCAACCGCCTGCCGGCGCCGGTGGAGCTGCCGGTGTTGCCCGCTTATGCCGGGTGCAAGTCATGGATAGAACTGGAGCGGGACCTGCCCACCGACGGGGCCATGCCCGTGCTGAGCGATGCGGAATTTGCCGCGCGGGTGCAGCAGTTGCACGCCGCTTTGCAATCCTGA
- a CDS encoding Maf family protein — MPKRLILASASPRRVELLKQLGVEFDVMPSQVAEVDHAFLTPREICLLNAWQKCRSVARRRPDAVVLGADTEVCLGARIFGKPASRGEAEAFLMELQGRVHEVVTGVCLMHWGRRRQWLGAEVTRVHFKPLSATEIADYLGLIQPLDKAGAYAIQEHGERIIERIEGSYSNVVGLPLEMLREALNEFADLLKER; from the coding sequence ATGCCCAAGCGCCTGATTCTGGCTTCCGCGTCGCCGCGGCGGGTGGAGCTGTTAAAACAGTTGGGGGTGGAGTTTGACGTCATGCCCTCGCAGGTGGCCGAGGTTGATCACGCATTTCTTACTCCGCGGGAAATATGCCTGCTCAACGCGTGGCAGAAGTGCCGGAGCGTCGCCCGGAGGCGGCCGGATGCCGTGGTGCTGGGTGCGGACACGGAGGTGTGTCTGGGGGCCAGGATCTTTGGGAAACCCGCCAGCCGCGGGGAGGCGGAGGCCTTCTTGATGGAGTTGCAGGGGCGGGTGCATGAGGTGGTCACGGGAGTGTGTCTGATGCACTGGGGACGGCGCCGGCAATGGCTGGGCGCGGAGGTGACGCGCGTGCACTTCAAACCCCTGAGCGCGACGGAGATTGCGGACTACCTGGGCCTCATCCAGCCGCTGGACAAGGCGGGAGCCTACGCCATACAGGAGCACGGAGAACGCATCATTGAGCGGATTGAAGGTTCCTACTCCAACGTGGTGGGGCTGCCGCTGGAGATGCTGCGGGAGGCCCTGAACGAATTTGCCGATTTGCTCAAGGAACGTTGA
- a CDS encoding dipeptidase has product MKTVLEYLSKHRERFIEELCDYVRFPSVSAQRQHRKDMRRCADWLAQHCRRMGLEVQVCSTPGHPVVLARTPRPRASRTPRPHFVVYGHYDVQPAEPFSLWRNPPFQPLVAGASLYGRGASDNKGQHFAHLKAVEAYLQTGTPLPCDLTFLIEGEEEVGSENLPGFLKRYQRRLQAAAFVVSDTGMPDKRHPALTCGLRGIAALEVKVTGPSRDLHSGIYGGSVMNPATALCQILGQLHDAHGRVAIPGFYDAVRPLTPAERKQMARVPFHREQYRKFLGVPQLFGEKGFTPNEQRGARPTLEINGLTSGYQGEGSKTIVPASASAKITLRLVPDQDPEHILRLVVRHLRKLCPPAVRMEITTGHSGRPYLFPPDHPLAQAALRALQGAFGRKPVLLREGGSIPIVNEFKSILGADTLLLGLALPDDNPHAPNEKFDLECFTKGMVMSALLWPELAAVNVP; this is encoded by the coding sequence ATGAAAACAGTTCTGGAATATCTGTCCAAGCACCGCGAGCGTTTCATTGAGGAGCTGTGCGACTACGTCCGTTTTCCCAGTGTCTCCGCCCAGCGGCAGCACCGCAAGGACATGCGCCGCTGTGCCGACTGGCTGGCCCAACATTGCCGCCGCATGGGTCTGGAGGTGCAAGTCTGCTCCACTCCCGGGCATCCGGTGGTGCTCGCCCGCACGCCCCGGCCCCGCGCCTCCCGCACGCCCCGCCCGCACTTTGTGGTTTATGGGCATTACGACGTGCAACCCGCCGAGCCGTTCTCCCTGTGGCGCAACCCGCCCTTTCAACCGCTGGTGGCCGGTGCCTCCCTTTATGGCCGCGGCGCCAGCGACAACAAAGGCCAGCACTTCGCCCATTTGAAAGCCGTCGAGGCCTACCTCCAGACCGGCACCCCCCTGCCCTGCGATCTCACCTTCCTCATTGAGGGTGAGGAGGAGGTGGGCAGCGAAAATCTGCCTGGTTTTCTCAAACGCTATCAACGCCGTCTGCAAGCCGCCGCTTTTGTCGTCTCCGATACCGGCATGCCGGACAAACGCCATCCTGCCCTCACCTGCGGTTTGCGCGGCATTGCCGCCCTTGAAGTCAAAGTGACCGGCCCTTCACGGGATTTGCATTCCGGCATTTATGGCGGCTCGGTGATGAACCCGGCCACCGCCCTGTGCCAGATTCTGGGTCAGTTGCACGACGCCCACGGCCGGGTTGCCATCCCTGGCTTCTACGACGCCGTGCGGCCTCTCACCCCCGCTGAGCGCAAGCAGATGGCGCGCGTGCCCTTCCATCGCGAGCAATACCGCAAATTCCTCGGCGTGCCGCAGCTCTTTGGTGAAAAAGGCTTCACGCCCAACGAGCAACGCGGCGCCCGGCCCACCCTCGAAATCAATGGCCTGACCAGCGGCTACCAGGGCGAGGGCAGCAAAACCATCGTGCCGGCTTCAGCCTCGGCCAAGATCACCCTGCGCCTGGTGCCCGACCAGGATCCGGAACACATCCTCCGCCTGGTGGTGCGGCATCTGCGCAAGTTATGTCCGCCCGCCGTCCGCATGGAAATCACCACCGGCCACAGTGGCAGGCCTTATCTCTTTCCCCCCGACCATCCCCTTGCCCAGGCGGCCCTGCGCGCCTTGCAAGGGGCCTTTGGCCGCAAACCGGTGTTGCTGCGCGAGGGCGGCTCCATTCCCATCGTCAACGAGTTCAAAAGCATCCTGGGCGCGGACACCCTCCTGCTGGGACTGGCGCTGCCCGATGACAACCCGCACGCGCCCAATGAAAAATTTGATCTGGAGTGCTTCACCAAAGGCATGGTGATGAGCGCGCTCCTGTGGCCGGAACTGGCTGCCGTCAACGTTCCTTGA